Proteins encoded by one window of Paenibacillus urinalis:
- a CDS encoding energy-coupling factor transporter transmembrane component T family protein: MLLQYRRGASLLHRISPLSKLVMLAAWTAAVLNSEHLLVQGLMFLVLLVIGKLGAGLPFSQLRKAVFFVLSFGLPYFVLTTLAVPGKELLWELGPIHIAEDSMMLAGALTVRMFNLFVSSLLFITTTDPRDFVHSLTLRLKVPYRFAFGVSIALTFLPLLEEEGRVIAQAHKVRGSEPKTGIRNKLRYYRNYGVSILVNCVRRVQQTAGAMEAKGFGAYPERTYLRVRRFSRYSAWYAGGSVLMVLIGMVW; encoded by the coding sequence ATGCTGCTTCAATATCGGAGGGGAGCCTCTCTACTGCACCGGATCAGCCCATTAAGCAAATTGGTGATGCTTGCGGCGTGGACCGCAGCAGTTCTGAATTCGGAGCATTTGCTGGTACAGGGACTGATGTTTCTCGTTCTGCTGGTAATTGGAAAATTAGGTGCAGGACTGCCCTTCTCACAGCTGAGAAAAGCGGTCTTCTTCGTGCTTAGCTTTGGTCTTCCGTATTTTGTCTTAACTACACTCGCAGTGCCTGGGAAGGAACTGTTATGGGAGCTGGGCCCGATTCATATCGCAGAGGACAGTATGATGCTGGCCGGCGCGCTAACCGTGCGCATGTTTAATCTGTTTGTTTCATCTCTGTTGTTTATTACAACAACGGATCCACGGGATTTTGTTCATTCACTGACACTTCGTTTGAAGGTGCCGTACCGGTTTGCGTTTGGCGTCTCGATTGCCCTCACGTTTCTGCCTTTACTCGAGGAGGAGGGGAGAGTGATTGCTCAGGCGCATAAGGTGAGAGGAAGTGAACCGAAGACAGGAATCCGCAATAAGCTTCGTTATTATCGAAATTATGGTGTTTCAATTCTGGTCAACTGTGTTCGAAGAGTGCAGCAGACGGCTGGAGCAATGGAGGCAAAAGGGTTCGGGGCCTATCCGGAGCGTACTTATCTAAGAGTTCGCAGGTTCTCGCGTTATAGTGCGTGGTATGCAGGGGGAAGCGTTCTGATGGTGTTGATCGGAATGGTGTGGTGA
- a CDS encoding ECF transporter S component: MAMLATANGAMTFYLSVVNKMLNNFGGPIATSTIVGLYMIYGLLAYYIIRKPGTAVITYSIGALVQSFIGSAYGLASIIVAALCYMVVLEGLCWITRYKRWNLTFMLIAGAALVPLWFVFAAQMFGYTAWGWPVLISAFVTRVISGAVLCGWLTKVLGDGLIRTGLLKRYRSSEQPLEV; the protein is encoded by the coding sequence ATGGCTATGCTGGCGACAGCGAATGGGGCCATGACCTTTTACTTGTCGGTCGTGAACAAAATGCTGAACAATTTCGGAGGCCCTATTGCCACTTCGACCATTGTGGGATTATATATGATCTATGGATTACTGGCCTATTACATTATCCGCAAGCCGGGTACAGCTGTCATTACATACAGTATAGGTGCGCTGGTGCAGAGCTTTATAGGCTCCGCCTACGGTCTGGCATCTATCATTGTTGCGGCACTATGCTATATGGTAGTTCTGGAAGGGCTATGCTGGATCACACGATATAAGAGATGGAATCTGACCTTTATGCTCATCGCAGGTGCGGCTCTTGTGCCGTTATGGTTTGTCTTTGCCGCGCAAATGTTTGGCTACACGGCGTGGGGCTGGCCTGTTCTTATTAGTGCTTTTGTTACTCGTGTCATTAGTGGTGCCGTGCTGTGCGGATGGCTGACAAAAGTGCTGGGGGATGGATTGATTCGCACGGGTCTCTTGAAGAGGTATCGTTCATCCGAGCAGCCGTTAGAAGTGTAA
- a CDS encoding ABC transporter ATP-binding protein, which produces MEDAHNNLMIHKPMVEFKNVSYQYEGEASPVLKGLSFSISQGERVALIGGSGSGKSTVCQLLNGYLPRSGGGKRTGELRVRGLDPAVASIADIAAVCGLVFQDPDAQLVQGIVEDEVAFGPENLCLAPELLEQRVSDALSAVSLVEKRFDEVSRLSGGQKQRTAISSILALAPEVLVFDDAAASLDPPAQRRLVQLCSALHEQGRTLITASGRFDDHALQASRVIVLDGGAVRFAGTPQELLREHAAELAALGLTPPPRGEAPGREARAQGQPPLLAARGLTFTYPAGRKALQEVNGTLSAGQWTLLTGENGSGKTTLSRLMMGLLPVPKRSLYFQGRDIAELKVHQLSREMGYVFQQPEHQFVASTVREECIYGIRGALSLKPEDVIPEAHAEAAMDLLKVTGLIGKKNASPYLLSGGEKKLLSVIAQLVVPKQLYILDEPTAGLDYAMIEALIQLCRQKVDERAAILMITHDTELLAAHADQIWHLADGRLDVQK; this is translated from the coding sequence ATGGAGGATGCACACAATAATCTTATGATTCATAAACCCATGGTTGAATTCAAAAATGTCAGCTATCAATACGAAGGAGAGGCCAGCCCTGTGCTGAAGGGCCTCTCTTTTTCCATTTCCCAAGGGGAGCGGGTTGCTCTGATCGGAGGCAGCGGAAGCGGCAAATCTACGGTATGTCAGCTGCTTAATGGGTACTTGCCCCGGTCCGGCGGAGGGAAACGCACGGGAGAACTGCGGGTTCGTGGTCTGGACCCGGCCGTCGCTTCGATTGCCGATATTGCAGCGGTCTGCGGATTGGTATTTCAGGACCCGGATGCACAGCTCGTTCAGGGCATCGTCGAGGACGAGGTCGCATTTGGCCCGGAGAACTTATGCCTTGCTCCTGAGCTGCTGGAACAGCGGGTAAGTGACGCTCTCAGCGCTGTGTCGCTTGTGGAGAAACGGTTCGATGAAGTGTCCCGGCTGTCCGGGGGGCAGAAGCAGCGGACCGCAATCAGCAGCATTCTGGCGCTCGCACCAGAGGTGCTCGTCTTCGACGATGCGGCGGCGAGCCTTGACCCGCCGGCGCAGCGAAGACTCGTGCAGCTATGCAGCGCGCTGCACGAGCAGGGCCGGACGCTCATCACCGCGTCCGGGCGGTTTGACGATCACGCACTGCAAGCGTCGCGCGTGATCGTCCTGGATGGCGGTGCCGTGCGCTTCGCCGGCACGCCGCAGGAGCTGCTCCGCGAGCATGCTGCGGAGCTTGCGGCCTTGGGCCTTACGCCCCCGCCCCGAGGCGAAGCTCCGGGGCGGGAGGCACGGGCCCAAGGCCAGCCCCCGCTGCTCGCGGCGCGGGGGCTTACGTTCACCTATCCTGCTGGCCGCAAGGCGCTGCAGGAGGTGAACGGTACGCTGTCAGCAGGTCAGTGGACCCTACTGACCGGCGAGAACGGCTCAGGCAAGACGACCCTGAGCCGACTCATGATGGGCTTGCTGCCGGTGCCGAAGCGAAGCCTGTATTTTCAAGGCAGGGATATCGCTGAGCTCAAGGTGCATCAGCTGTCCAGAGAGATGGGATACGTCTTTCAGCAGCCGGAGCATCAATTCGTGGCGAGTACGGTGCGGGAGGAATGTATCTACGGGATTCGGGGAGCACTGTCGCTGAAGCCTGAAGATGTTATTCCGGAAGCTCATGCTGAAGCAGCAATGGATCTGCTTAAGGTAACCGGATTAATCGGCAAAAAGAATGCCTCGCCCTATCTGCTCAGCGGCGGTGAGAAGAAGCTGCTCAGTGTCATCGCCCAGCTGGTCGTCCCGAAGCAGCTCTACATCTTGGACGAGCCGACAGCCGGACTTGATTACGCCATGATTGAGGCCCTCATACAGCTGTGCAGACAGAAGGTGGATGAGCGAGCAGCGATCCTGATGATTACGCATGATACCGAGCTCTTGGCTGCTCATGCCGATCAAATATGGCATCTTGCAGATGGGCGTTTGGATGTGCAGAAGTAA
- a CDS encoding GNAT family N-acetyltransferase, with protein MYVCGGYIPELKTERLLLRKLMRKDSKEIYTIWSDPKVTAYMNISAMHSVQEAEDMIDLLDQASRTEDGFRYAIILQESGAVIGSCGFNYWQLQGAFRGEIGYELASTHWRKGYMTEALRALLQYGFETMGLNRIEALVDPRNTASQQLLHALSFQCEGLLRQLHYTSTGYKDMQMHSILFEEWKYK; from the coding sequence ATGTATGTATGCGGCGGTTACATTCCTGAGCTGAAGACGGAGCGGTTGCTGCTTCGCAAGCTTATGAGAAAAGATAGCAAAGAGATCTACACCATTTGGTCCGATCCAAAGGTTACTGCCTATATGAACATCTCAGCGATGCATAGCGTACAGGAGGCAGAGGATATGATTGATCTGCTGGATCAGGCCTCACGGACAGAAGACGGCTTCCGCTATGCGATCATTCTCCAAGAGAGCGGCGCTGTTATCGGCAGCTGCGGATTTAATTATTGGCAGCTTCAAGGTGCATTCCGTGGAGAGATTGGCTATGAGCTTGCTTCCACACATTGGCGCAAGGGATACATGACAGAAGCGCTTCGAGCCCTGCTGCAATACGGATTTGAAACGATGGGACTGAATCGAATTGAAGCGCTGGTGGATCCTAGAAATACAGCCTCACAGCAGCTTCTTCATGCGCTGTCATTCCAGTGTGAGGGCCTGCTTAGGCAGTTGCACTATACATCGACTGGATATAAGGATATGCAAATGCACTCCATTTTGTTTGAGGAATGGAAATATAAATAG
- a CDS encoding alpha/beta hydrolase, with amino-acid sequence MYQIAFLLLSVYFLIEGIVSFGFRQMIRMKVRSEDYLFSLLEKAGVYHRSDFKKLQKEDVWIRSRDGLKLHAVMIEPNPSSKRWMIIVHGYTASHFISTQYIQMFQESGFNLLLVDQRRHGKSEGVYTTFGYKEKYDIEAWVEYVNQRAGGNCVIGLHGQSFGGGTVLEYSAMAASNIKFIIADCPYSDLTELMKYQLRRVRLYPVSCFYYLVSRRVMKKAGFRFDQVSPTKAVQISDIPTLFIHGTEDRFVPTKMSEDLYKVKKGFKRLLMIEGAVHANAYMVNPQLYRTQVLEFIDEVLEHEHVQLYPASSIPASSSSVEQQLRTQWG; translated from the coding sequence ATGTATCAAATCGCTTTTCTGCTTCTCTCGGTCTATTTCCTGATTGAAGGCATCGTTTCGTTTGGATTTAGGCAAATGATACGGATGAAAGTACGCAGTGAAGACTACCTGTTCTCACTCCTGGAGAAAGCCGGTGTGTATCATCGTTCTGATTTTAAGAAGCTTCAGAAAGAGGATGTCTGGATCCGAAGCCGTGATGGACTTAAGCTGCATGCTGTGATGATTGAACCGAATCCTTCCTCCAAGCGCTGGATGATTATCGTTCACGGCTATACCGCCTCACACTTTATTTCCACACAATACATTCAAATGTTTCAGGAGTCGGGCTTTAATCTCCTGCTTGTAGATCAGCGCAGACATGGCAAGAGCGAAGGAGTCTACACCACGTTCGGCTATAAGGAAAAGTACGATATTGAAGCCTGGGTGGAATACGTGAATCAGCGTGCTGGCGGAAATTGTGTTATAGGTCTGCATGGTCAATCTTTTGGGGGAGGCACCGTACTGGAATATAGCGCAATGGCTGCTTCTAATATCAAGTTCATTATTGCGGACTGCCCCTACTCCGATCTGACTGAGCTGATGAAATATCAGCTGCGAAGGGTTCGTCTATATCCTGTATCCTGCTTCTACTATCTGGTAAGCCGGCGTGTGATGAAAAAAGCAGGCTTCCGTTTCGATCAGGTATCCCCGACGAAGGCTGTCCAAATCAGTGACATTCCCACCCTGTTTATTCACGGAACGGAGGATCGTTTCGTACCGACGAAGATGAGTGAGGATTTATATAAGGTCAAAAAAGGGTTCAAACGGCTGCTCATGATCGAAGGTGCTGTTCATGCCAACGCTTATATGGTCAATCCGCAATTATATCGTACACAGGTTCTTGAGTTTATTGACGAAGTGCTTGAGCATGAGCATGTTCAGCTATATCCTGCATCCTCTATACCTGCTTCCTCTTCTTCGGTAGAACAGCAGCTACGGACCCAATGGGGCTAG